In Brachypodium distachyon strain Bd21 chromosome 2, Brachypodium_distachyon_v3.0, whole genome shotgun sequence, one genomic interval encodes:
- the LOC100831542 gene encoding uncharacterized protein LOC100831542 isoform X3: MDSTRPRRVPNKSCRPDWREELRTNCMKRVKNDRVHLLWKIRTQGRLPAKDMKTVESAVRNIISDEVQKLKQCVDGKEAQEIDVIWEYQGPQEARPAEFESEDILLEMERLLYEDLREETIRKEIEDLEEQDAYLAQAIFDHMQLSEEGAENAKLWCPVCKQGELRETNNLIRCSLCKLRLDLGEDKISCGNGWLMCIWNIWTEDANYRPSFAYRTCLG, translated from the exons ATGGATTCGACTCGGCCCAGGAGGGTTCCCAACAAATCCTGCCGCCCGGACTGGAGGGAGGAG CTTAGGACAAATTGCATGAAAAGAGTTAAAAATGACAGAGTCCACTTGCTCTGGAAGATCAGGACCCAAGGGCGGCTGCCTGCCAAAGATATG AAAACAGTCGAATCTGCAGTCAGGAACATTATTTCTGATGAGGTACAGAAACTCAAACAGTGTGTAGATGGAAAAGAAGCCCAAGAAATTGATGTGATATGGGAATATCAAGGACCACAGGAAGCCAGGCCTGCTGAATTTGAAAGTGAAGATATATTGCTTGAAATGGAAAGACTTCTCTATGAAGATCTACGGGAAGAAACGATTCGTAAAG aaatagaggACCTGGAGGAGCAAGATGCGTACTTAGCTCAAGCTATTTTTGATCATATGCAATTAAGTGAAGAG GGTGCTGAAAATGCTAAGCTTTGGTGCCCAGTATGCAAACAAGGAGAGCTACGCGAGACAAATAATCTCATACGCTGTTCCCTTTGTAAGCTACGCCTTGACCTTGGAGAAGATAAG ATTTCTTGCGGGAACGGTTGGCTAATGTGCATATGGAACATTTGGACAGAGGATGCAAATTACCGCCCAAGTTTTGCTTACAGGACATGTTTGGGTTGA
- the LOC100831542 gene encoding uncharacterized protein LOC100831542 isoform X4, translated as MDSTRPRRVPNKSCRPDWREELRTNCMKRVKNDRVHLLWKIRTQGRLPAKDMKTVESAVRNIISDEVQKLKQCVDGKEAQEIDVIWEYQGPQEARPAEFESEDILLEMERLLYEDLREETIRKEIEDLEEQDAYLAQAIFDHMQLSEEGAENAKLWCPVCKQGELRETNNLIRCSLCKLRLDLGEDKRMQITAQVLLTGHVWVECTLHTMRRMQHF; from the exons ATGGATTCGACTCGGCCCAGGAGGGTTCCCAACAAATCCTGCCGCCCGGACTGGAGGGAGGAG CTTAGGACAAATTGCATGAAAAGAGTTAAAAATGACAGAGTCCACTTGCTCTGGAAGATCAGGACCCAAGGGCGGCTGCCTGCCAAAGATATG AAAACAGTCGAATCTGCAGTCAGGAACATTATTTCTGATGAGGTACAGAAACTCAAACAGTGTGTAGATGGAAAAGAAGCCCAAGAAATTGATGTGATATGGGAATATCAAGGACCACAGGAAGCCAGGCCTGCTGAATTTGAAAGTGAAGATATATTGCTTGAAATGGAAAGACTTCTCTATGAAGATCTACGGGAAGAAACGATTCGTAAAG aaatagaggACCTGGAGGAGCAAGATGCGTACTTAGCTCAAGCTATTTTTGATCATATGCAATTAAGTGAAGAG GGTGCTGAAAATGCTAAGCTTTGGTGCCCAGTATGCAAACAAGGAGAGCTACGCGAGACAAATAATCTCATACGCTGTTCCCTTTGTAAGCTACGCCTTGACCTTGGAGAAGATAAG AGGATGCAAATTACCGCCCAAGTTTTGCTTACAGGACATGTTTGGGTTGAGTGCACTTTACATACAATGCGAAGAATGCAGCACTTTTGA
- the LOC100831843 gene encoding thioredoxin-like fold domain-containing protein MRL7L homolog, chloroplastic: MALRCSLPAPCSTLCLEGAERPNSHALPARVVSFGSCRWSRPHVGLVLGARARALQASSSKTGQLVIGGRARKDTDSDSEDDDDDGGEIGPVRMTDQERKTLRRKIREMMDRMPETRELTDPEEKKAKMRELMTKYELVVEEEDPDWPEDAEDGMGFGLDQFFDKITIKAEKKDDADDDDAGDGTKEIVWEDDNYIKPIMDVKTKEWDDTVFTDFGPLIVLVHNRYKRPQENEMARTELVKAIETFWEHDLPSPRCVAVDACAEPDLADALKVSGFPELLFTDAGRILHREKVVRSAEVLSRMIAFFYYKAARPPCLSEADGHGQEKVPLMS, translated from the exons ATGGCGCTTCGCTGCTCCCTGCCCGCGCCCTGTTCGACATTGTGCCTCGAAGGAGCGGAGCGCCCCAACTCGCACGCGCTCCCAGCACGCGTCGTCAGCTTTGGTTCTTGCCGGTGGTCGAGGCCGCATGTGGGGCTCGTGCTCGGCGCACGCGCACGGGCGCTGCAGGCGAGCAGCTCCAAGACCGGCCAGCTGGTGATTGGTGGCCGAGCGCGCAAGGACACCGACTCCGATTCCGAggatgacgacgatgacggcggcgagaTTGGTCCAGTTCGCATGACGGACCAAGAGCGGAAGACACTGCGGAGGAAGATTCGGGAAATGATGGACCGGATGCCCGAGACGCGGGAGCTGACGGACccagaggagaagaaggccaagaTGAGGGAGCTGATGACCAAGTATGAGCTggtcgtcgaggaggaggacccggACTGGCCTGAGGATGCCGAGGATGGAATGGGCTTCGGCCTCGACCAGTTCTTTGACAAGATCACCATCAAGGCTGAGAAGAAGGATGATGCCGATGACGATGATGCAGGGGATGGCACCAAGGAGATAGTTTGGGAGGATGACAACTATATCAAGCCGATCATGGATGTCAAGACGAAGGAGTGGGACGATACCGTGTTCACTGACTTTGGTCCGTTGATTGTGCTAGTACATAATCGATACAAGAG ACCACAGGAGAATGAGATGGCAAGGACTGAGCTCGTAAAGGCAATCGAGACGTTTTGGGAACACGATCTGCCTTCACCAAGA TGTGTCGCAGTTGATGCCTGCGCCGAGCCAGACCTTGCGGACGCTCTGAAGGTGTCTGGTTTCCCTGAGTTACTCTTCACCGATGCAGGGAGGATACTACACCGAGAGAAAG TTGTTCGGTCGGCCGAGGTACTGTCAAGGATGATAGCGTTCTTCTACTACAAAGCGGCGCGGCCGCCTTGCTTGAGCGAAGCAGATGGTCACGGGCAAGAAAAGGTCCCTCTGATGTCATGA
- the LOC100831239 gene encoding uncharacterized protein LOC100831239: MEGLIPLLYKAIKDRRSSNRAAYPGRDDPAVDLEDPEQRRRWLEQEVRSPLRAAAPSSSSQGQGHGRNLSLEELAGQVGLSPDRRLRVALPKARSVRVFSCIGAGAA, from the coding sequence ATGGAGGGCCTCATCCCGCTCCTCTACAAGGCCATCAAGGACCGGCGGAGCAGCAACCGGGCCGCCTACCCCGGCCGCGACGACCCCGCCGTGGACCTCGAGGACCCGGAgcagaggcggcggtggctggaGCAGGAGGTGCGCTCAccgctccgcgccgccgcgccgtcctcGTCGAGCCAGGGCCAGGGGCACGGGCGGAACCTGTCCCTGGAGGAGCTGGCGGGCCAGGTGGGGCTCTCGCCGGACCGgcggctgcgggtggcgcTGCCCAAGGCCAGGAGCGTCCGCGTCTTCTCCTgcatcggcgccggcgccgcgtgA
- the LOC100831542 gene encoding RPA-interacting protein isoform X1, with product MDSTRPRRVPNKSCRPDWREELRTNCMKRVKNDRVHLLWKIRTQGRLPAKDMKTVESAVRNIISDEVQKLKQCVDGKEAQEIDVIWEYQGPQEARPAEFESEDILLEMERLLYEDLREETIRKEIEDLEEQDAYLAQAIFDHMQLSEEGAENAKLWCPVCKQGELRETNNLIRCSLCKLRLDLGEDKINLDFLRERLANVHMEHLDRGCKLPPKFCLQDMFGLSALYIQCEECSTFDVVV from the exons ATGGATTCGACTCGGCCCAGGAGGGTTCCCAACAAATCCTGCCGCCCGGACTGGAGGGAGGAG CTTAGGACAAATTGCATGAAAAGAGTTAAAAATGACAGAGTCCACTTGCTCTGGAAGATCAGGACCCAAGGGCGGCTGCCTGCCAAAGATATG AAAACAGTCGAATCTGCAGTCAGGAACATTATTTCTGATGAGGTACAGAAACTCAAACAGTGTGTAGATGGAAAAGAAGCCCAAGAAATTGATGTGATATGGGAATATCAAGGACCACAGGAAGCCAGGCCTGCTGAATTTGAAAGTGAAGATATATTGCTTGAAATGGAAAGACTTCTCTATGAAGATCTACGGGAAGAAACGATTCGTAAAG aaatagaggACCTGGAGGAGCAAGATGCGTACTTAGCTCAAGCTATTTTTGATCATATGCAATTAAGTGAAGAG GGTGCTGAAAATGCTAAGCTTTGGTGCCCAGTATGCAAACAAGGAGAGCTACGCGAGACAAATAATCTCATACGCTGTTCCCTTTGTAAGCTACGCCTTGACCTTGGAGAAGATAAG ATAAACCTAGATTTCTTGCGGGAACGGTTGGCTAATGTGCATATGGAACATTTGGACAGAGGATGCAAATTACCGCCCAAGTTTTGCTTACAGGACATGTTTGGGTTGAGTGCACTTTACATACAATGCGAAGAATGCAGCACTTTTGACGTTGTGGTGTAA
- the LOC100831542 gene encoding uncharacterized protein LOC100831542 isoform X5 — translation MDSTRPRRVPNKSCRPDWREEKTVESAVRNIISDEVQKLKQCVDGKEAQEIDVIWEYQGPQEARPAEFESEDILLEMERLLYEDLREETIRKEIEDLEEQDAYLAQAIFDHMQLSEEGAENAKLWCPVCKQGELRETNNLIRCSLCKLRLDLGEDKINLDFLRERLANVHMEHLDRGCKLPPKFCLQDMFGLSALYIQCEECSTFDVVV, via the exons ATGGATTCGACTCGGCCCAGGAGGGTTCCCAACAAATCCTGCCGCCCGGACTGGAGGGAGGAG AAAACAGTCGAATCTGCAGTCAGGAACATTATTTCTGATGAGGTACAGAAACTCAAACAGTGTGTAGATGGAAAAGAAGCCCAAGAAATTGATGTGATATGGGAATATCAAGGACCACAGGAAGCCAGGCCTGCTGAATTTGAAAGTGAAGATATATTGCTTGAAATGGAAAGACTTCTCTATGAAGATCTACGGGAAGAAACGATTCGTAAAG aaatagaggACCTGGAGGAGCAAGATGCGTACTTAGCTCAAGCTATTTTTGATCATATGCAATTAAGTGAAGAG GGTGCTGAAAATGCTAAGCTTTGGTGCCCAGTATGCAAACAAGGAGAGCTACGCGAGACAAATAATCTCATACGCTGTTCCCTTTGTAAGCTACGCCTTGACCTTGGAGAAGATAAG ATAAACCTAGATTTCTTGCGGGAACGGTTGGCTAATGTGCATATGGAACATTTGGACAGAGGATGCAAATTACCGCCCAAGTTTTGCTTACAGGACATGTTTGGGTTGAGTGCACTTTACATACAATGCGAAGAATGCAGCACTTTTGACGTTGTGGTGTAA
- the LOC106866146 gene encoding protein AUXIN-REGULATED GENE INVOLVED IN ORGAN SIZE, with protein sequence MSMEKRARRNGSLVAEGKQRAAGGYFTAELAVLFLCLTALLVFLPLVLPPLPPPPWLLLLVPVGLMAVLIALAFLPSDGRSSIDRLVVPV encoded by the coding sequence ATGTCGATGGAGAAGAGGGCCAGGAGGAATGGCTCTCTGGTGGCCGAGGGGAAGCAGAGGGCGGCCGGTGGATACTTCACGGCGGAGCTGGCCGTGCTGTTCCTCTGCCTGACGGCGCTGCTGGTGTTCCTGCCGCTCGtcctgccgccgctcccgccgccgccctggctgctgctgctggtcccCGTGGGGCTTATGGCCGTCCTCATCGCGCTGGCCTTCCTGCCGTCCGACGGCCGGAGCAGCATCGATCGCCTCGTCGTGCCCGTGTGA
- the LOC100831542 gene encoding RPA-interacting protein isoform X2, whose amino-acid sequence MDSTRPRRVPNKSCRPDWREELRTNCMKRVKNDRVHLLWKIRTQGRLPAKDMKTVESAVRNIISDEVQKLKQCVDGKEAQEIDVIWEYQGPQEARPAEFESEDILLEMERLLYEDLREETIRKEDLEEQDAYLAQAIFDHMQLSEEGAENAKLWCPVCKQGELRETNNLIRCSLCKLRLDLGEDKINLDFLRERLANVHMEHLDRGCKLPPKFCLQDMFGLSALYIQCEECSTFDVVV is encoded by the exons ATGGATTCGACTCGGCCCAGGAGGGTTCCCAACAAATCCTGCCGCCCGGACTGGAGGGAGGAG CTTAGGACAAATTGCATGAAAAGAGTTAAAAATGACAGAGTCCACTTGCTCTGGAAGATCAGGACCCAAGGGCGGCTGCCTGCCAAAGATATG AAAACAGTCGAATCTGCAGTCAGGAACATTATTTCTGATGAGGTACAGAAACTCAAACAGTGTGTAGATGGAAAAGAAGCCCAAGAAATTGATGTGATATGGGAATATCAAGGACCACAGGAAGCCAGGCCTGCTGAATTTGAAAGTGAAGATATATTGCTTGAAATGGAAAGACTTCTCTATGAAGATCTACGGGAAGAAACGATTCGTAAAG aggACCTGGAGGAGCAAGATGCGTACTTAGCTCAAGCTATTTTTGATCATATGCAATTAAGTGAAGAG GGTGCTGAAAATGCTAAGCTTTGGTGCCCAGTATGCAAACAAGGAGAGCTACGCGAGACAAATAATCTCATACGCTGTTCCCTTTGTAAGCTACGCCTTGACCTTGGAGAAGATAAG ATAAACCTAGATTTCTTGCGGGAACGGTTGGCTAATGTGCATATGGAACATTTGGACAGAGGATGCAAATTACCGCCCAAGTTTTGCTTACAGGACATGTTTGGGTTGAGTGCACTTTACATACAATGCGAAGAATGCAGCACTTTTGACGTTGTGGTGTAA